One stretch of Lysobacter sp. KIS68-7 DNA includes these proteins:
- a CDS encoding aldo/keto reductase produces MGHSPLQLDSYRLLGRSGLRVSPLALGTMTFGGEWGWGAEEDEARRIFDAYVDRGGNFVDTANAYTNGSSERLLGQFAQGKRDRLVISTKFTMSMHPGDPNAGGNHRKSMMRSVTESLQRLRTDYIDLLYLHMWDGTTPVEEVLRGMDDLVRQGKVLYLGVSDIPAWQVSRMQAIADLRGSASIIALQSEYNLIERTPERDLIPMAREMGMGVVPWSPLANGILAGKYKRDDLQPPVDPASVVGTRKSVAAGYGSLNERALDIADVVVAIATECGYSAAQVALAWTLRNPGVASTLVGARRLVQLEDNLDALAVELSDAQWARLADASAIALGFPHEMLRSQMIRHAITGGTQLPVRAW; encoded by the coding sequence ATGGGCCACTCCCCGCTTCAGCTCGATTCCTACCGCCTGCTTGGACGCTCAGGTCTTCGCGTCTCCCCTCTCGCCCTTGGCACTATGACGTTCGGTGGCGAGTGGGGATGGGGTGCCGAGGAAGACGAAGCGCGCCGCATCTTCGACGCTTACGTCGACCGCGGTGGGAACTTCGTCGACACCGCAAATGCCTACACCAACGGCTCATCGGAACGCTTGCTCGGGCAGTTTGCCCAAGGCAAGCGCGATCGCCTGGTCATCTCCACCAAGTTCACGATGTCCATGCATCCGGGCGATCCAAACGCGGGCGGCAACCATCGCAAGAGCATGATGCGATCGGTTACGGAAAGCCTACAGCGGCTGCGCACCGACTACATCGACCTGCTGTATCTGCACATGTGGGACGGCACGACGCCGGTCGAGGAGGTTCTGCGGGGCATGGACGATCTCGTGCGCCAGGGCAAGGTGCTCTACCTCGGCGTCTCCGACATTCCCGCGTGGCAGGTCTCGCGCATGCAGGCGATCGCCGACCTGCGCGGGAGCGCGTCCATCATCGCGCTTCAGAGTGAGTACAACCTGATCGAACGGACGCCCGAACGCGATCTCATCCCGATGGCCCGCGAGATGGGCATGGGCGTCGTGCCGTGGTCGCCGCTTGCGAACGGAATCCTGGCCGGCAAGTACAAGCGCGACGATTTACAGCCTCCCGTCGATCCGGCGAGCGTTGTCGGTACGCGGAAGTCCGTGGCAGCCGGTTACGGATCGCTCAACGAACGCGCACTCGATATCGCGGACGTCGTCGTCGCGATCGCCACAGAATGTGGATATTCCGCGGCGCAGGTGGCCCTCGCGTGGACGCTGCGTAATCCAGGTGTGGCGAGCACCCTCGTGGGCGCCCGGCGACTCGTACAACTGGAAGACAACCTCGATGCCCTCGCCGTAGAACTAAGCGACGCGCAGTGGGCGCGTCTCGCGGATGCGAGTGCGATTGCCTTGGGCTTCCCGCACGAGATGCTGCGCTCGCAGATGATAAGGCACGCCATCACGGGTGGCACGCAGTTGCCGGTGCGCGCATGGTGA
- a CDS encoding LysR family transcriptional regulator translates to MARDLNDTLMFVRVVEHGSFISAARALKLPKTNVSRKVQELEERLGAQLLHRTTRKLGLTEAGKIYFDLCQRIAQDLDEAESAVGQLQGGPRGWLRVTASYEIGIEWIAPLLDAMQERHPEMRMELVLDAFNSDPLDLIDKEIDVAVRAGKLPYSTLAARRLAVLHTHLYATCHYLDRHGEPEHPDDLRHHRTLAMAKHYRKGFGYAWPLNDGKHEREVAIEPAFVANDPAGLRVAMLADQGIMMAGDIMVRRYADAGTLRRVLSAWSGPEFELNAVFPRGRVQSPKVRAFVDFLVERLDLDAREEVASTQRALKDPARMPPKPRRRK, encoded by the coding sequence ATGGCGCGTGATCTCAATGACACGCTGATGTTCGTTCGCGTGGTCGAACATGGAAGCTTCATTTCCGCAGCGCGCGCGCTCAAGCTCCCGAAGACCAACGTGAGCCGAAAGGTCCAAGAGCTCGAAGAGCGCCTCGGTGCGCAACTCCTGCATCGCACGACGCGCAAACTCGGGCTGACAGAAGCTGGCAAGATCTACTTCGATCTTTGCCAACGCATCGCGCAGGACCTCGACGAAGCCGAAAGCGCCGTCGGTCAATTGCAAGGCGGACCGCGTGGCTGGCTGCGTGTCACCGCGTCGTACGAAATCGGGATCGAGTGGATTGCGCCGTTGCTGGATGCGATGCAGGAGCGTCATCCTGAAATGCGCATGGAACTTGTGCTGGACGCTTTCAACAGCGATCCGCTGGACCTGATCGACAAAGAGATCGATGTCGCCGTGCGCGCCGGTAAGCTGCCGTACTCGACGCTCGCGGCGCGCAGGCTCGCCGTGTTGCACACCCATTTGTATGCGACGTGTCATTATCTGGATCGTCATGGCGAACCCGAACATCCCGATGACCTGCGGCACCATCGCACCCTCGCGATGGCGAAGCACTACCGCAAGGGATTCGGATACGCATGGCCACTGAACGATGGCAAGCACGAACGTGAGGTCGCGATCGAGCCTGCGTTCGTGGCCAACGATCCGGCGGGGTTGCGCGTGGCCATGCTCGCGGACCAAGGCATCATGATGGCCGGCGACATCATGGTCAGGCGCTACGCAGATGCCGGAACGCTGCGTCGCGTGCTATCTGCATGGAGCGGGCCGGAGTTCGAGTTGAATGCCGTATTTCCGCGCGGGCGCGTCCAGTCGCCCAAGGTGCGCGCGTTTGTGGATTTTCTCGTCGAACGGCTGGACCTCGACGCGAGGGAGGAAGTTGCCAGTACTCAGCGCGCCCTGAAGGACCCAGCGCGAATGCCCCCTAAGCCGCGCCGACGGAAGTGA